One genomic window of Branchiostoma floridae strain S238N-H82 chromosome 4, Bfl_VNyyK, whole genome shotgun sequence includes the following:
- the LOC118413020 gene encoding angiopoietin-1 receptor-like, translating to MTWFYQAENERTNTKITEEGAVPNSSINFQPIVESANGKYTCVVKHEDGKRFNDIYELNATECQPNYYGKVCSQVCNCQYGGTCDRWEGCLCPPGRRGDRCEHTCAPGTFGWNCSMGCYCENSAPCDAVNGSCICAEGQSGEFCQIVSSVGNNQVVVMVLASVLPTIAVIGCIVTGVLVKQRRRRPTPRNTKQTDINLDVMETLSSWEVDKEDIINFEHMIGEGEFGHVVRGRLRVPQGYQVLVAAKSIRPDRVTASAARDFRREMHILARIHEDKEGHPNVVKFYGVVTKSEPQYILVEYAMNEDLRRYLWTIREERKTTGHTKLLERLNFAHDVASGLSELARLKIVHRDIAARNVVISDRKVAKIADFGLSRDVYVSSAYKRTNQGGEEELLPLKWMAVESLRDGVYTCESDVWSYGVLLWEIASFGEEPRYAGGPMHPDVCTLLELLRKGVRLQQPENCSQPLYRIIRSCWIVDPSKRPTPEELLAKIDQLKPPRHAAHLVNHDLR from the coding sequence ATGACGTGGTTTTATCAAGCAGAAAATGAACGTACCAACACAAAAATCACTGAGGAAGGAGCGGTACCGAACAGTTCCATCAACTTTCAACCGATTGTAGAGTCAGCGAATGGAAAATACACTTGTGTGGTAAAGCATGAGGATGGTAAACGTTTCAATGACATTTACGAGTTGAACGCCACAGAATGCCAACCCAACTATTACGGGAAGGTTTGTAGCCAAGTGTGTAACTGTCAGTACGGAGGGACGTGTGACAGGTGGGAGGGTTGTCTGTGTCCTCCGGGCCGTCGTGGAGACAGGTGTGAGCACACATGCGCACCTGGCACCTTCGGGTGGAACTGCAGCATGGGCTGCTACTGTGAGAACAGCGCCCCGTGTGACGCAGTGAATGGCAGCTGCATTTGTGCCGAAGGGCAGTCGGGCGAGTTTTGTCAGATCGTGTCCAGCGTTGGAAATAATCAAGTCGTCGTTATGGTGTTGGCATCTGTTCTTCCGACCATTGCTGTAATCGGTTGTATCGTGACTGGAGTCCTGGTAAAACAGCGTAGGCGGCGCCCAACTCCAAGAAACACAAAACAGACAGATATCAACCTAGACGTCATGGAAACTCTGTCATCTTGGGAAGTGGACAAAGAGGACATCATTAATTTCGAACACATGATCGGCGAGGGAGAGTTCGGCCATGTTGTGAGGGGAAGACTGCGTGTGCCCCAAGGCTACCAGGTTTTGGTCGCCGCCAAAAGTATCCGGCCCGACCGCGTGACAGCGTCGGCTGCCCGCGACTTTCGACGCGAGATGCACATCCTCGCCAGGATCCACGAGGACAAAGAGGGGCACCCGAATGTGGTGAAGTTTTATGGAGTCGTGACCAAGTCGGAGCCTCAGTACATTCTTGTTGAGTACGCTATGAATGAGGACCTGCGGCGGTACCTGTGGACTATAAGAGAGGAGCGTAAGACCACAGGACATACGAAACTGTTAGAACGGCTCAATTTTGCTCATGACGTGGCCAGCGGGTTATCAGAGCTGGCGCGTCTGAAGATCGTGCACCGGGACATCGCAGCTCGCAATGTCGTCATCAGCGACAGGAAGGTGGCTAAGATCGCGGACTTCGGGCTGTCGCGTGACGTCTACGTGTCGTCGGCGTACAAACGCACCAACCAGGGCGGGGAGGAGGAGCTGTtgccgctgaagtggatggcggTGGAGTCGTTACGGGACGGGGTGTACACGTGCGAGAGTGACGTTTGGTCCtacggcgtgctgctgtgggagatcgccagtTTTGGGGAGGAGCCGCGCTATGCTGGTGGCCCGATGCACCCGGACGTGTGCACGCTGTTGGAGCTGCTGAGGAAAGGAGTCCGTCTGCAGCAGCCGGAGAACTGCTCACAGCCGCTGTACCGCATCATCAGGTCCTGCTGGATAGTGGACCCGTCGAAGCGACCGACTCCAGAGGAACTGTTGGCCAAGATAGATCAACTGAAGCCGCCGAGGCATGCCGCTCACCTGGTCAATCATGATCTTCGCTAA
- the LOC118413028 gene encoding uncharacterized protein LOC118413028, which yields MALRTTLRAVSLLVQILFVCGFQSYMNISAAVWVEIPEDISPGSTVVGPRDLVNASVNFTENGDEQFWSVNITGGDDLGRFKVHTKNLTLSVAAPLDYMLYPRYNLTLELTRARDKNTSSTWYVNLVIEVTDVSEYPPLYDKRCETPVLSERRKGEKYTVINSDGPLYGFLNGERVVTFPDLLLLNDNRENYTVVDKYVHMNDDCSFRISLGTTRLVGSQIFLQPWLEEPLNGRVEAQCNDRNGKTIGKTYLLDIFIDDKLPIWVQGSKFNMHGRVRYVWAFELNDVWSSISYWFRCSIYATFVDVLSLAEVFAEYNVTGCPVGRYGLECDKNCVCKNGARCHGFNGACECRPGWRGRACDIPWPEVVVIATPGDSVVKYIGTNLTLTCLALHIQVANMTWVYQAENERTNTKITEEGAVPNSSINFQPIVESANGKYTCVVKHEDGKRFNDIYVLNATECQPNYYGKVCNQACNCQYGGTCDRWKGCLCPPGRRGDRCEYICAPGTFGWNCSMSCYCENSAPCDAVNGSCICAQGQSGEFCQIVSSVGNNQVVVMVLASVLPTIAVIGCIVTGVLVKQRRRRPTPRNTKQTDINLDVMETLSSWEVDKEDIINFEHMIGEGEFGHVVRGRLRVPQGYQVLVAAKSIRPDRVTASAARDFRREMHILARIHEDKEGHPNVVKFYGVVTKSEPQYILVEYAMNEDLRRYLWTIREERKTTGHTRLLERLNFAHDVASGLSELARLKIVHRDIAARNVVISDRKVAKIADFGLSRDVYVSSAYKRTNQGGEEELLPLKWMALESLRDGVYTCESDVWSYGVLLWEIASFGEEPRYAGGPMHPDVCTLLELLRKGVRLQQPENCSQPLYRIIRSCWIVDPSKRPTPEELLDKIDQLKPPRHAAHLVNHDLR from the coding sequence ATGGCGCTCCGTACAACGTTGCGTGCTGTATCTCTGCTGGTGCAGATTCTATTCGTGTGTGGCTTTCAGAGTTATATGAACATTTCTGCAGCTGTCTGGGTTGAAATCCCCGAGGACATATCTCCAGGCAGCACAGTGGTCGGTCCGCGAGACCTCGTTAACGCCAGTGTTAATTTTACGGAAAACGGAGATGAACAATTTTGGTCTGTAAACATCACCGGAGGCGACGATTTGGGTCGTTTCAAGGTTCATACCAAGAACCTGACGTTGTCCGTTGCGGCTCCGCTGGACTACATGTTATACCCGCGGTACAACCTGACGTTGGAGCTGACACGTGCGAGAGACAAAAACACTTCTAGTACTTGGTACGTGAATCTCGTAATCGAGGTCACTGACGTGTCAGAATACCCACCATTGTACGACAAACGGTGCGAAACGCCAGTTCTATCCGAGCGACGAAAGGGCGAAAAGTACACTGTGATCAACAGCGACGGGCCTCTGTATGGCTTTCTCAATGGTGAGCGTGTTGTAACGTTCCCGGACTTGCTGCTATTGAATGACAATCGTGAGAACTATACTGTTGTGGATAAGTACGTGCATATGAACGATGACTGCTCCTTTCGAATCTCGCTTGGTACGACCAGACTAGTTGGGAGTCAAATCTTTCTCCAACCGTGGCTTGAAGAGCCTCTAAACGGAAGAGTTGaagctcaatgtaatgacagaAATGGGAAAACTATAGGTAAAACCTACTTATTGGACATTTTTATCGACGATAAGCTTCCTATTTGGGTACAGGGCAGCAAGTTCAACATGCATGGACGCGTGCGATATGTTTGGGCTTTCGAGCTGAATGACGTGTGGTCTTCTATCTCCTATTGGTTCCGATGTAGCATTTACGCTACTTTTGTCGACGTCCTAAGTCTTGCCGAGGTCTTTGCCGAGTACAACGTTACAGGGTGTCCCGTGGGCAGGTACGGACTAGAATGTGACAAAAACTGTGTTTGCAAGAACGGGGCCCGTTGCCATGGCTTCAATGGCGCGTGTGAGTGCCGTCCGGGCTGGAGAGGAAGGGCCTGTGATATTCCCTGGCCTGAGGTTGTCGTTATAGCAACGCCTGGCGATTCAGTTGTCAAGTACATAGGTACCAATCTGACTCTAACTTGCCTGGCTCTACACATCCAAGTAGCAAATATGACGTGGGTTTATCAAGCAGAAAATGAACGTACCAACACAAAAATCACTGAGGAAGGAGCGGTACCGAACAGTTCCATCAACTTTCAACCGATTGTAGAGTCAGCGAATGGAAAATACACTTGTGTGGTAAAGCATGAGGATGGTAAACGTTTCAATGACATTTACGTGTTGAACGCCACAGAATGCCAACCCAACTATTACGGGAAGGTTTGTAACCAAGCGTGTAACTGTCAGTACGGAGGGACGTGTGACAGGTGGAAGGGTTGTCTGTGTCCTCCGGGCCGTCGTGGAGACAGGTGTGAGTACATCTGCGCACCTGGCACATTCGGGTGGAACTGCAGCATGAGCTGCTACTGTGAGAACAGCGCCCCGTGTGACGCAGTGAATGGTAGCTGTATTTGTGCCCAAGGGCAGTCGGGCGAGTTTTGTCAGATCGTGTCCAGCGTTGGAAATAATCAAGTCGTCGTTATGGTGTTGGCATCTGTTCTTCCGACCATTGCTGTAATCGGTTGTATCGTGACTGGAGTCCTGGTAAAACAGCGTAGGCGGCGCCCAACTCCAAGAAACACAAAACAGACAGATATCAACCTAGACGTCATGGAAACTCTGTCATCTTGGGAAGTGGACAAAGAGGACATCATTAATTTCGAACACATGATCGGCGAGGGAGAGTTCGGCCATGTTGTGAGGGGAAGACTGCGTGTGCCCCAAGGCTACCAGGTTTTGGTCGCCGCCAAAAGTATCCGGCCTGACCGCGTGACAGCGTCGGCTGCCCGCGACTTTCGACGCGAGATGCACATCCTCGCCAGGATCCACGAGGACAAAGAGGGGCACCCGAATGTGGTGAAGTTTTATGGAGTCGTGACCAAGTCGGAGCCTCAGTACATTCTTGTTGAGTACGCTATGAATGAGGACCTGCGGCGGTACCTGTGGACTATAAGAGAGGAGCGTAAGACCACAGGACATACGAGACTGTTAGAACGGCTCAATTTTGCTCATGACGTGGCCAGCGGGTTATCAGAGCTGGCGCGTCTGAAGATCGTGCACCGGGACATCGCAGCTCGCAATGTCGTCATCAGCGACAGGAAGGTGGCTAAGATCGCGGACTTCGGGCTGTCGCGTGACGTTTACGTGTCGTCGGCGTACAAACGCACCAACCAGGGCGGGGAGGAGGAGCTGTtgccgctgaagtggatggcccTGGAGTCGTTACGGGACGGGGTGTACACGTGCGAGAGTGACGTGTGGTCGtacggcgtgctgctgtgggagatcgccagcTTTGGGGAGGAGCCGCGCTATGCTGGCGGCCCGATGCACCCGGACGTGTGCACACTGTTGGAGCTGCTGAGGAAAGGAGTCCGTCTGCAGCAGCCGGAGAACTGCTCACAGCCGCTGTACCGCATCATCAGGTCCTGCTGGATAGTGGACCCGTCCAAGCGACCGACTCCAGAGGAACTGTTGGACAAGATAGATCAACTGAAGCCGCCGAGGCATGCCGCTCACCTGGTCAATCATGATCTTCGCTAA